CGTGGTATCCCTTTTCGCCCGGCAGGAAGTGAAAGGCGTGCTGACGGGGGAGGGGGCGGACGAGCTTTTTGGAGGCTACCGCCGCTATTCCTACGACCAGCTTTCGGGCAAGGTGAGCCTGGCGCCTGGCTGGCTCAAGGCCTTGGTGCCCTTCGTGACGGGAAGGATGAAGGACCCGTACAAACAGGCCTGGCAGGCCTTGAACAAAGAGGACCTGGTGAAGCGCCATATCGCCTGGTCGAGGCTTTGCCTGGAGGAGACCCTGCAGGGGCTGGCCGGGGACAAGCTTTTGTACGAGATGGAACATTCCAAGGTCGAGGAATCACTGGAGCGAATCTTCGAGGGCGCCGAGCCCTATGGCTTCGACAACCTGAACCTGATGCTCTATATGGACCTGAAGACCTGGCTACCGGACGATCTCTTGACCAAGGTGGACCGCATGAGCATGGCGGCTTCCTTGGAGGCCCGGGTGCCCTACCTGGACCACCGTTTGGTGGAATTCGCCTTTTCGTTGCCTTCGAGCTTAAAACTCAAGGGAAGCACGGGGAAATACATCCTCAAGAAGGCTGCGGCCAAGAATCTGCCGAAAGAGATCATCAACCGCCGCAAGATGGGTTTCGGCGTGCCCCTGGGCCCCTGGTTCCGGAAAGAATTAAGGCCTCTGTTGGTGGATATTCTCCATTCCGAGAAATTTCAGAAGCGAGGCTATTTCAATATCGCCCGCACCGAGGAACTGTTGCAGGAGCATCTGTCCGGCAAGAAGGATCATCACCTGCTTTTGTATGGGTTGTTGACGGTGGAGTTGTGGCATAGAAGGTTCATCGACGAATAAAAACCGGGGATAGGCAATGTCCAAAGAGCGATTTGAAAAAGGGTTCAAAAAATTCGAAGAGATCCATGGCCCGGTCGCTAAGGCGACCTTGGAGAGCGTGAAGGACATCGCCCCGGACCTAGGGAGGTTCGTGACCGAGTTCGCCTTCGGGGATATCTATACCCGCCCAGGGTTGGACTTGAAGACTCGCCAACTGTTGACCATTGCCTCCTTGACCACTTTGGGATCGGCTCCGCTCCAACTGAAGTCCCATATCAAAGGGGCCTTGCGAGTGGGATGTACCCGGGAAGAGATCGTGGAGACGCTCCTGCAGATGTCGG
The genomic region above belongs to bacterium and contains:
- a CDS encoding carboxymuconolactone decarboxylase family protein; the encoded protein is MSKERFEKGFKKFEEIHGPVAKATLESVKDIAPDLGRFVTEFAFGDIYTRPGLDLKTRQLLTIASLTTLGSAPLQLKSHIKGALRVGCTREEIVETLLQMSVYAGFPKAMNAIYNAKEVFKELDRKKKKSKG